One region of Vibrio pelagius genomic DNA includes:
- a CDS encoding LacI family DNA-binding transcriptional regulator, whose protein sequence is MNSPKHSSLPKATVTSKDVAKLAGVSQSTVSRVFVPGSSVSEKTKQKVFEAAKALNYRPNAFARSLTTNESKLIGLVFPDADYPIHMKTLQLISTELQKQGYSAVLIPWQVDANDNHSIPNIFQYRVDGVIAASATFNKSLYEECEEFDIPIVQYARVVEGTKSSHVVSDNYAAGQLAAQQFHSSGVTSAVYLTGNVPTYTNDEREAGFCSEFEDLTGKPARVIEADYDYLDALETIRSLFSESSKPEAIFCATDNLAMAVMDVARLEFNLRIPEDLQVIGFDDIPQTQWLNYQLSTFKQDFKRLARESVKIVVNQIQEQDTSLVKLMVPVKFIERKTTLK, encoded by the coding sequence ATGAACTCTCCAAAACACTCATCTTTACCGAAAGCAACCGTAACCTCAAAAGATGTTGCTAAGCTTGCTGGCGTTTCTCAATCTACTGTTTCTCGTGTATTTGTACCGGGCAGTTCGGTATCAGAAAAGACCAAGCAAAAAGTATTTGAAGCGGCGAAAGCTCTTAACTATCGCCCAAACGCTTTTGCGCGGAGCCTGACTACCAACGAGTCTAAATTGATTGGATTGGTTTTCCCAGATGCCGATTACCCTATCCACATGAAAACCCTACAACTCATTTCCACAGAGCTGCAAAAACAGGGATACTCAGCCGTACTTATTCCGTGGCAGGTTGATGCAAACGACAACCACTCGATCCCTAATATCTTCCAATATCGAGTTGATGGTGTCATTGCTGCATCTGCAACCTTTAATAAATCGCTCTATGAAGAGTGTGAAGAGTTCGATATCCCTATTGTTCAGTATGCTCGCGTAGTTGAAGGCACGAAGAGCAGCCATGTAGTCAGCGATAACTATGCTGCCGGGCAGCTTGCAGCACAGCAGTTTCACAGCAGCGGCGTCACGTCTGCAGTTTACCTAACTGGTAACGTCCCAACGTATACCAATGACGAACGCGAGGCCGGTTTTTGTTCTGAGTTCGAAGACTTAACCGGTAAGCCAGCGCGCGTGATTGAAGCGGATTATGACTATCTTGATGCGCTAGAAACGATCAGATCTCTGTTTTCAGAATCTTCTAAACCAGAAGCAATCTTTTGTGCGACGGATAACCTCGCAATGGCGGTGATGGATGTGGCTCGTTTGGAGTTCAATCTCAGAATCCCTGAAGACCTACAGGTGATTGGCTTTGATGATATCCCGCAAACACAGTGGCTTAACTATCAACTCTCGACATTCAAGCAGGATTTCAAACGCCTAGCTCGTGAGTCCGTGAAAATCGTGGTAAACCAAATCCAAGAGCAAGACACAAGCCTAGTTAAACTGATGGTTCCGGTTAAGTTCATTGAGAGAAAAACGACGCTCAAGTAA
- a CDS encoding porin — MKKSILSAVILTALTSGSAFAAHTFTNDAGDSLTLDGRFDVRYHDKGGDHNGEWNSGSSRFGLKGQMGLDNGWTGFGHAEWGYNSGANGDNIYDRLLYAGVEHDKYGKIAAGTKQWSTFYDVAWFTDMGRVFGSRGSGYYNMSDWGIASGTGRAENSITYRNNINDNWKYGFTYQTTREDVSVSKRYNQTDSDTVTLKNGIGASTLYTIMDGLTIGLAYHQNEFDDVDAGVQNIKNGDTQRIGLLGVNYTNNGLFIGFTYSQGSNWETTSQSEFYDHRGAEFFTYYHFENGLRPTLNVNYLTDTDNNANGYERQLIIPGLEYHFKKNKFLVWTEYQFDNGNDSYNGAKYENSDDQFAAGIRYYF; from the coding sequence ATGAAAAAGTCGATTCTTTCTGCAGTGATCCTGACAGCACTGACTTCAGGTTCAGCTTTTGCTGCACACACTTTTACCAATGACGCGGGCGATAGCCTAACACTAGATGGTCGTTTTGACGTTCGTTACCATGATAAGGGCGGCGATCATAATGGCGAATGGAACAGCGGTAGCTCTCGCTTTGGCCTAAAAGGTCAAATGGGCTTAGACAACGGTTGGACTGGCTTTGGCCATGCCGAATGGGGTTACAACTCTGGTGCTAACGGCGACAATATTTATGACCGACTTCTATACGCTGGCGTAGAGCACGATAAGTACGGCAAGATTGCAGCAGGTACTAAGCAGTGGTCTACCTTCTACGATGTGGCTTGGTTTACCGATATGGGGCGTGTATTTGGTTCACGTGGTTCTGGCTACTACAACATGTCTGACTGGGGCATCGCTTCGGGTACAGGCCGAGCGGAAAACTCAATCACCTACCGCAACAACATCAATGACAACTGGAAGTACGGCTTCACTTACCAAACCACTCGCGAAGATGTGTCTGTTTCTAAAAGATACAACCAAACTGACTCAGATACTGTGACGTTGAAAAATGGTATCGGCGCGTCAACGCTATACACAATTATGGATGGCCTAACTATCGGTTTAGCCTACCATCAGAATGAGTTTGACGATGTTGATGCGGGTGTTCAGAACATCAAAAATGGCGATACTCAACGCATCGGTTTATTAGGTGTGAACTACACCAACAACGGATTGTTTATTGGCTTCACTTACAGCCAAGGCTCAAACTGGGAAACCACCAGCCAGTCAGAGTTCTACGATCACCGTGGTGCTGAATTCTTTACTTACTACCACTTTGAGAATGGCCTTCGCCCAACCCTTAACGTTAACTACTTAACGGATACAGATAACAATGCCAATGGTTACGAGCGTCAGTTGATTATCCCTGGTCTTGAATACCACTTTAAGAAAAACAAATTCTTAGTATGGACCGAGTACCAATTCGATAATGGTAACGATTCATACAACGGTGCGAAATACGAAAATAGCGATGACCAATTCGCTGCAGGTATTCGATACTACTTCTAA
- a CDS encoding nuclear transport factor 2 family protein, producing the protein MSKYQEAKRIVREYFDAMENATHENVAEVLKAHTSEDYLWRGVYPFREQEGAQAAADVFWAPMMKSMTRMQRRQDIFIGGNNEINPDEIWVMSMGHFMGLFDAEYLGMRPTGKIMNVRYAEFNCVVDGKITKTGLFLDLLGMMDQAGCYPLPPSTGKHFVYPGPRNHDGLLFEDAAPEEGVATLALVNKMVDDLSALNDSGAMGCPPEVLEKSWSKDMIWYGPCGIGASYTIPRYQKQHQLPFRNNLKDKKFNGHVCRFAEGSFSCFFGWPNLSNTPIGGFLGMTGGEVRADMQVVDVYYRDGDKLSENWVLIDLPYWLKQQGLDVFERTSTIMNPTL; encoded by the coding sequence ATGTCTAAATATCAAGAAGCTAAACGCATTGTTCGCGAATATTTTGATGCGATGGAAAATGCAACTCACGAGAACGTTGCTGAAGTACTAAAAGCACACACTTCTGAAGATTACTTGTGGCGCGGTGTTTACCCATTCCGTGAGCAAGAAGGCGCTCAAGCAGCAGCTGACGTATTCTGGGCTCCAATGATGAAATCAATGACTCGCATGCAACGCCGTCAAGACATCTTCATCGGCGGTAACAACGAAATCAACCCAGATGAAATTTGGGTAATGAGCATGGGTCACTTCATGGGTCTATTCGACGCTGAATACCTAGGCATGCGCCCTACCGGAAAAATCATGAACGTTCGCTACGCGGAATTTAACTGTGTTGTTGACGGAAAAATCACTAAGACAGGTCTATTCCTAGACCTACTAGGTATGATGGACCAAGCGGGTTGCTACCCACTACCACCATCAACAGGCAAACACTTCGTATACCCTGGCCCACGCAACCACGACGGTCTACTGTTTGAAGATGCAGCGCCAGAAGAAGGTGTTGCTACGCTTGCTCTAGTGAACAAGATGGTTGATGACCTATCTGCCCTTAACGACAGCGGCGCAATGGGTTGTCCACCAGAGGTTCTTGAGAAGAGCTGGTCTAAAGATATGATCTGGTACGGCCCTTGTGGTATCGGTGCATCTTACACCATTCCACGTTACCAGAAGCAACACCAACTTCCTTTCCGTAATAACCTGAAAGACAAGAAGTTTAATGGTCACGTTTGTCGCTTCGCTGAAGGCAGCTTCTCTTGCTTCTTCGGTTGGCCAAACCTATCTAACACACCAATCGGTGGCTTCCTAGGTATGACTGGTGGCGAAGTTCGCGCAGACATGCAAGTGGTTGATGTTTACTACCGTGACGGCGACAAGCTATCTGAGAACTGGGTACTGATCGACCTTCCTTACTGGTTGAAACAGCAAGGTCTAGACGTGTTCGAACGCACTTCTACTATCATGAACCCAACGCTGTAA
- a CDS encoding MFS transporter: MTTKKHMSEVPMIQRVAAYLAILVGYFFYCYNFVIIDYVRPYIVDAYDGINLADTAQFYTWQSVGALIGALSCAWVASNFGKKSTLIVITALNGGATIINMMFTDYAMWAAMRFIIGISLGGYFTVAVSLMIGLFTPTVRGKLTAFASSMFSVALMAMGAYAAFISSIDAPWQSLMWVGGIPPLAAAVVMIFILPSDKKVIAYGEEDQAEAEASNAPAKKGSWGEMLSAPYRKLTITCLLLAGLNFYGYQFFSGFVTTYLKEVRQFDGATIGIIFSISAFGSLFGAWVWGAIADKYGRKVNAFGFILAGVMASVFFVAPSDVMIGSLNMLAILGLIYNFGLSASAVWGGYFSELFPAHLRSFGAALFHGGRIIGMWAPMVLVFIQERSDLATAMWGSPIVWIVAGLLWLSLPETLKGGIFDKSKKAEAAKA; this comes from the coding sequence ATGACTACGAAAAAACACATGAGCGAAGTTCCTATGATTCAAAGGGTAGCTGCTTATCTTGCAATTCTAGTGGGCTACTTTTTCTATTGTTATAACTTTGTAATTATTGACTACGTACGCCCATACATCGTTGATGCGTATGATGGCATTAACTTAGCGGATACCGCTCAATTCTATACATGGCAGTCAGTTGGTGCGCTTATTGGTGCCCTAAGCTGTGCATGGGTGGCATCAAACTTTGGTAAGAAATCGACTCTTATTGTCATCACAGCACTGAACGGCGGCGCAACCATCATCAACATGATGTTTACTGACTACGCAATGTGGGCAGCCATGCGTTTTATCATCGGTATTTCTTTAGGTGGTTACTTCACAGTAGCAGTAAGCCTAATGATCGGCCTATTCACGCCAACGGTTCGCGGTAAATTAACGGCATTCGCTTCTTCTATGTTCTCGGTAGCTCTAATGGCGATGGGTGCTTACGCAGCGTTTATCTCTAGCATTGACGCGCCGTGGCAGAGCCTAATGTGGGTAGGTGGTATTCCTCCTCTAGCCGCTGCGGTAGTGATGATCTTTATCCTTCCGAGCGACAAAAAAGTGATCGCTTACGGTGAAGAAGATCAAGCAGAAGCTGAAGCATCAAATGCACCTGCGAAGAAAGGTTCTTGGGGCGAAATGCTTAGCGCACCATACCGTAAGCTAACCATCACTTGTCTATTGCTAGCGGGTCTTAACTTCTACGGCTATCAGTTCTTCTCTGGCTTCGTGACAACGTACCTAAAAGAAGTTCGTCAATTCGACGGCGCGACCATCGGCATCATCTTCTCTATCTCGGCATTCGGTTCTCTATTCGGTGCTTGGGTATGGGGTGCAATCGCGGATAAATACGGTCGTAAGGTTAACGCATTCGGTTTCATCCTTGCAGGTGTTATGGCTTCAGTATTCTTCGTAGCTCCAAGCGACGTGATGATCGGCAGCCTAAACATGCTGGCTATCCTAGGTCTTATCTACAACTTCGGCCTATCAGCTTCAGCAGTATGGGGTGGTTACTTCTCAGAACTTTTCCCAGCTCACCTACGTAGCTTCGGCGCAGCTCTATTCCACGGTGGTCGTATCATCGGTATGTGGGCACCAATGGTGTTGGTATTCATCCAAGAGCGCAGCGACCTTGCAACAGCAATGTGGGGCTCACCGATTGTATGGATTGTGGCAGGTCTACTGTGGCTATCTCTACCAGAAACATTGAAAGGCGGCATCTTCGACAAGAGCAAAAAAGCGGAAGCGGCAAAAGCTTGA
- a CDS encoding sodium:solute symporter family transporter: protein MVTYSSFMVIALYVLTTLFISYLVNKRYSVGGDFSTGGKQFGWFTAGVSILATYISAMTFVGMPGWVYSSGMEAMSVHLNYPVVIFFAVVFFVPVFYKLGLTSIYEYLEHRFGVVARTINSIVFIVVQCISAGVILYAVALIVVQVLPIGISEAIIYISLFTALYTYAGGISTVIWTDMLQSAVLIIGSVAIFGLLLMKIEAGEMPSPEQLNIINLDFDLGVDTTLWAGLVAVSFLHLSVYGTNQLIIQRTLATKDVKTAQKSMLLCGYGAFFIYLFFAVMGVLLSVFYQDNSFENSNEVILDFVFNHTNPIIVGLVIAALSAAAMSTLDSTYNSMATVATFDFYKRFFRKSASDAHYESVARKMSLVAAASVVVPALLAVSNESVLKTIASLTSIFVGIRLGSFILGLFFNKANEQGVIAGSIGSVVVVFVAKYSGVSWPWFALIGTVVFLILGVAVSRFFGEVTQQQNEFIAKQKHLFAKPTTSHYGLLVFAVVTVAACTVIPDWLYAVLS from the coding sequence ATGGTTACGTACTCAAGTTTTATGGTGATTGCTCTCTATGTGCTAACCACACTATTTATCAGCTACTTAGTGAATAAGCGCTATAGCGTTGGTGGCGATTTTTCAACTGGTGGGAAACAATTTGGTTGGTTTACGGCAGGTGTGTCGATCCTAGCAACCTACATCAGTGCAATGACGTTCGTGGGTATGCCGGGCTGGGTTTATAGCTCAGGTATGGAAGCGATGAGTGTTCACTTAAACTATCCGGTCGTCATCTTTTTCGCTGTCGTTTTCTTTGTTCCCGTGTTTTACAAGCTAGGTCTGACTTCGATCTATGAATACCTAGAGCACCGCTTTGGCGTTGTTGCCCGTACTATCAACTCGATTGTGTTTATTGTCGTGCAGTGTATTTCGGCGGGTGTGATCTTGTATGCCGTTGCTTTGATTGTGGTGCAAGTACTACCGATTGGTATTTCCGAAGCGATTATTTACATCAGTTTGTTCACCGCGCTCTATACCTATGCAGGTGGTATCTCAACCGTAATATGGACCGACATGCTGCAGTCTGCGGTACTGATTATCGGTAGCGTTGCGATTTTTGGTTTGCTTCTAATGAAAATTGAAGCTGGCGAGATGCCGTCACCAGAACAACTTAACATCATTAACCTAGATTTCGACTTGGGCGTTGATACCACTTTATGGGCGGGTTTGGTCGCAGTGAGTTTTTTGCATCTTAGCGTTTACGGCACTAACCAACTGATTATTCAAAGAACGCTGGCGACAAAAGATGTGAAAACAGCACAGAAATCCATGCTGCTATGTGGTTACGGTGCGTTTTTCATCTACCTATTCTTTGCGGTGATGGGCGTACTGCTAAGCGTCTTCTATCAAGATAATAGTTTTGAAAACAGCAATGAAGTGATTCTCGACTTTGTGTTTAATCATACCAACCCAATCATTGTCGGTTTGGTGATTGCTGCGTTATCGGCAGCGGCTATGTCGACTCTGGACTCGACTTATAACTCGATGGCAACCGTCGCAACGTTCGACTTTTATAAGCGATTTTTCCGTAAATCAGCTTCCGACGCACACTATGAATCGGTGGCCAGAAAGATGAGTCTTGTTGCCGCTGCGTCGGTGGTGGTGCCTGCTTTGCTCGCTGTTTCAAATGAATCTGTACTAAAAACCATTGCTAGCCTGACTTCAATTTTTGTTGGTATTCGTCTTGGGTCTTTCATTCTTGGGTTGTTTTTCAACAAAGCGAATGAGCAAGGTGTAATTGCCGGCAGCATAGGCAGTGTAGTTGTCGTTTTTGTGGCTAAGTACAGCGGTGTTTCTTGGCCTTGGTTTGCACTGATTGGCACCGTCGTTTTTCTCATTCTTGGCGTTGCCGTGAGTCGTTTCTTTGGTGAAGTCACTCAACAACAAAATGAATTTATTGCTAAGCAAAAACACTTGTTTGCTAAGCCGACGACAAGTCATTACGGCTTGTTGGTATTTGCCGTAGTCACCGTCGCTGCTTGTACCGTTATTCCTGACTGGCTTTATGCCGTTCTTTCTTAA
- a CDS encoding L-serine ammonia-lyase, which yields MLSIFDIYKIGVGPSSSHTNGPMIAGFHFTQLVADKITEVVRVQVDLYGSLSLTGIGHHTDRATILGLLGNKPDTIKITSANEAMRRAMDSGEMQLSGSHTIGFNYKTDMLFHEDNLPLHENGMMITAFDQDGNTIVEETYYSIGGGFIATADELQNGTQTKSVEVTYPFSNAEEMLEQAEKNGMSLGGMILKNESAFQDADAIAEKADQIWRVMSRCMERGFETEGILDGGLNVTRRAPNLLKKLEVNAAVESDPMEIMDWINLFAFAVSEENAAGGQVVTSPTNGAAGVIPAVLMYYHRFIKELDTKQLKDFLAVSGAIGILYKTNASISGAEVGCQGEVGVSSSMAAAGLTALRGGSNEQICIAAEIAMEHSLGMTCDPIGGLVQVPCIERNAMGAMKAINASRMALKRNSKSLISLDKVIATMYQTGKDMNKKYRETSLGGLALIHLAHPCE from the coding sequence ATGTTATCGATCTTTGATATCTACAAAATTGGTGTAGGACCTTCGAGTTCACACACCAACGGCCCAATGATTGCGGGCTTTCATTTCACTCAGTTAGTTGCCGATAAAATCACAGAGGTGGTTCGTGTTCAGGTCGATCTTTATGGTTCGCTGTCACTTACTGGAATCGGGCATCACACCGACAGAGCAACTATTTTGGGATTGCTCGGCAACAAACCAGACACCATCAAAATCACCAGTGCTAATGAAGCGATGCGTCGAGCAATGGATAGTGGTGAGATGCAGCTAAGTGGAAGCCACACTATCGGTTTCAACTACAAAACTGACATGCTATTCCATGAAGACAACTTACCACTTCATGAGAACGGTATGATGATCACCGCCTTTGACCAAGATGGAAATACCATTGTTGAGGAGACCTATTACTCGATTGGCGGTGGCTTCATTGCAACCGCTGATGAACTACAGAACGGCACTCAAACTAAGTCTGTTGAAGTGACGTACCCGTTTAGTAATGCTGAAGAGATGCTGGAGCAGGCAGAAAAAAATGGTATGAGTCTAGGTGGCATGATTCTGAAAAATGAGTCCGCTTTCCAAGATGCTGATGCGATTGCAGAAAAGGCAGACCAGATTTGGCGCGTGATGTCGCGTTGTATGGAGCGCGGTTTTGAAACCGAAGGTATTCTTGATGGCGGTTTGAACGTCACTCGCCGAGCGCCAAACTTACTGAAGAAGTTGGAAGTGAATGCTGCGGTTGAGAGCGACCCAATGGAAATCATGGACTGGATTAACTTGTTTGCCTTTGCCGTGAGTGAAGAAAACGCAGCTGGTGGTCAGGTAGTCACATCTCCAACCAATGGTGCTGCTGGCGTGATTCCGGCTGTGTTGATGTATTACCATCGCTTCATTAAAGAGTTGGATACCAAGCAATTAAAAGATTTCTTAGCGGTATCGGGCGCGATTGGCATTTTGTACAAAACCAATGCTTCCATTTCAGGTGCCGAAGTTGGGTGCCAAGGTGAAGTCGGTGTATCGTCTTCTATGGCTGCAGCGGGTTTAACGGCGTTGCGCGGTGGCAGTAACGAGCAGATTTGCATTGCTGCAGAAATCGCAATGGAGCATTCGCTGGGCATGACCTGTGACCCAATTGGTGGCTTGGTACAAGTGCCGTGTATTGAGCGAAATGCGATGGGTGCAATGAAGGCGATTAACGCATCTCGCATGGCACTGAAGCGAAATAGTAAATCTCTGATCTCGCTTGATAAGGTTATCGCGACCATGTACCAAACGGGTAAAGACATGAATAAGAAGTACCGTGAAACCTCATTGGGCGGTTTAGCGCTAATTCATCTCGCACACCCTTGTGAATAG
- a CDS encoding Lrp/AsnC family transcriptional regulator translates to MKVKESTNEVLDDTDIAILGHIQKDGRMSNSKLAEKVNLSETPCWRRWKRMEETGYIDGYTAQLNRKKLGLHVAGFTLVTLGNHEVENTEPFEEFVAVTDWITMCHCIAGGADYMIQVLARDLEEYFERISSIRRVKGVSAIQSNISVKELKNSYQLPLQD, encoded by the coding sequence ATGAAAGTGAAAGAATCCACCAATGAAGTACTAGATGATACAGATATTGCCATTCTTGGACATATCCAAAAAGATGGGCGCATGAGTAACAGCAAGCTTGCCGAAAAGGTCAACCTAAGTGAGACACCTTGTTGGCGTCGTTGGAAGCGCATGGAAGAGACAGGCTATATCGATGGCTATACTGCGCAACTGAACCGCAAAAAGCTGGGGCTGCATGTGGCAGGTTTCACCTTAGTGACACTTGGCAACCATGAGGTCGAAAACACCGAGCCTTTTGAAGAGTTTGTTGCAGTAACAGACTGGATAACCATGTGTCACTGTATTGCAGGCGGTGCCGATTACATGATTCAAGTGTTGGCAAGAGATCTGGAAGAGTATTTTGAGCGAATCAGCTCAATTCGACGAGTGAAAGGCGTCAGCGCAATCCAATCTAACATTTCAGTCAAAGAGCTTAAAAACAGCTACCAACTGCCACTGCAAGATTAG
- a CDS encoding LysE family translocator: MSAQLMLAFLLFSISIGITPGAGNIALLGISSRYGFAATLPFVSGNAFGIIIILAGSSAGLVSLFTLYPEIYTVMKYLGAAYLLFMAWSIANMEIEQEDSVNRSGFMSGVLIQVLNPKGWIASLTVFSQFITTQADYLIQVVTITTIMVVTGVLCMLVWAYCGTMLQRLLQSPKQMVMVNRCLGGSLAMVVAFMLYQPA; encoded by the coding sequence ATGAGCGCTCAACTAATGCTGGCGTTCTTGTTGTTTTCAATATCGATTGGAATTACACCGGGAGCAGGAAACATCGCATTGCTTGGGATATCAAGCCGATATGGATTTGCGGCAACATTGCCTTTTGTCTCTGGTAACGCTTTTGGCATCATCATCATACTTGCGGGTTCCAGTGCTGGCTTGGTGAGCTTGTTTACCCTTTACCCAGAGATCTACACGGTAATGAAATACCTTGGGGCGGCTTATTTACTGTTTATGGCGTGGTCGATTGCCAACATGGAGATTGAGCAAGAGGATTCTGTGAATCGCTCAGGATTTATGTCTGGTGTTTTGATTCAAGTTCTAAACCCGAAAGGGTGGATTGCTTCGCTGACCGTATTTTCTCAGTTCATCACTACTCAGGCAGATTACCTGATTCAAGTAGTGACGATTACCACCATCATGGTGGTGACCGGTGTGTTGTGTATGTTGGTTTGGGCGTATTGTGGCACCATGCTGCAGCGTCTATTGCAATCACCAAAACAGATGGTGATGGTTAACCGTTGTTTAGGGGGAAGCTTAGCGATGGTAGTGGCATTTATGTTGTATCAGCCTGCTTAA